One genomic window of Panicum hallii strain FIL2 chromosome 6, PHallii_v3.1, whole genome shotgun sequence includes the following:
- the LOC112896933 gene encoding uncharacterized protein LOC112896933, with protein sequence MEQDEVVRAKIDDYAMHYEDQRGPIFSNKLALQNIQAKSPLDWWRSYGGRAFELQRFAKRVVGLCASSSGCERNWSTFEFMHTKKRNRLLHKRLNDLVFVSYNRKMQSRFIKRKEKAGTSYDPLVIEDFDWDNEWIDSSVVHREGGSDNDLVALTWDHVDEATGASVSLRGRNLPRQATRRNYTEGSQRHGRARLEEPEEDSHDGGSEDIEDDPHDDIDVSDSDEEVGGEDGEQSMDPPILDEFDDGY encoded by the exons ATGGAACAAGATGAGGTAGTTCGTGCTAAGATTGATGATTATGCCATGCATTATGAGGACCAACGAGGACCTATCTTTTCAAACAAGTTGGCACTCCAAAATATTCAAGCAAAAAGCCCAC TTGATTGGTGGCGTTCATATGGTGGCCGAGCCTTTGAACTTCAAAGATTTGCAAAACGTGTGGTTGGTCTTTGTGCTTCATCTTCCGGATGTGAGAGGAATTGGAGCACCTTCGAATTT ATGCATACAAAGAAAAGGAACCGGTTGTTACACAAGAGGTTAAATGACTTGGTCTTTGTTTCATACAACCGAAAGATGCAAAGTAGATTTATAAAGAGGAAGGAGAAAGCTGGCACAAGTTATGATCCATTAGTTATTGAAGATTTTGATTGGGACAATGAGTGGATAGACTCATCGGTTGTTCACAGAGAAGGTGGGAGCGACAATGACCTTGTTGCCTTGACATGGGATCATGTTGATGAAGCTACTGGAGCATCAGTGTCGCTTCGAGGTCGCAACCTTCCAAGGCAAGCTACTAGGCGGAACTACACTGAAGGCTCCCAAAGGCATGGAAGGGCTAGGTTAGAAGAACCTGAAGAAGATTCACATGATGGGGGTAGTGAAGACATTGAGGACGATCCACATGATGACATAGATGTGagtgatagtgatgaagaggtCGGTGGCGAAGATGGTGAACAAAGCATGGATCCTCCCATTCTCGATGAGTTTGATGATGGATATTGA
- the LOC112896932 gene encoding uncharacterized protein LOC112896932, whose protein sequence is MESAGSVAAPTNADGYDPMADPKRRTKSNDPGWKYGYWTEIGNRDKVTCILCKTVTTGGIKRLKEHLAGGYADTTMCSQTTTEIRKEMKAYLDKNKRNRPIFIDDDDNDDRQQQQRGRGQEQQDSEEVEVVHPSSGTAAKRRRATFQYRTAGQPSKTPTSTAKEVGKVATMLRRTPEQVVDDRRSSSAHQTTIEASIKSKADREYVNKQWALWFYECGVPFNTINSRQFQIACEATAQYGSGYVPHTMHEVREPLLRECVKDVSSMRAAHELAWKNYGCTLMSD, encoded by the coding sequence ATGGAGAGTGCTGGCTCTGTTGCTGCTCCAACAAATGCAGATGGCTATGATCCCATGGCTGATCCAAAGAGGAGAACGAAATCCAATGATCCCGGATGGAAGTATGGGTACTGGACAGAAATTGGGAACCGAGATAAGGTCACTTGCATCCTTTGCAAGACAGTGACAACAGGTGGAATCAAGAGGTTGAAAGAGCACCTTGCTGGAGGTTATGCAGACACGACCATGTGTTCCCAGACTACTACTGAGATTAGGAAAGAGATGAAAGCATATTTGGACAAGAATAAGAGAAATAGACCAATCTTcattgatgatgatgacaatgaTGATCGACAACAGCAACAGAGAGGGAGAGGGCAGGAACAGCAAGACAGCGAAGAGGTTGAGGTTGTTCATCCAAGCTCAGGGACAGCTGCCAAGAGAAGGAGGGCCACATTCCAGTATAGGACAGCAGGTCAACCTTCAAAAACACCCACTAGCACAGCAAAAGAGGTTGGAAAAGTTGCAACAATGCTTAGGAGAACTCCTGAACAAGTGGTGGATGATAGGCGATCGTCAAGCGCACACCAAACCACCATAGAGGCTAGCATAAAGTCTAAGGCTGACAGAGAATATGTGAACAAGCAATGGGCTTTGTGGTTCTATGAGTGTGGTGTGCCATTCAATACCATAAACTCGCGACAGTTTCAGATTGCTTGTGAGGCCACCGCACAATATGGTTCAGGGTATGTGCCTCATACCATGCATGAGGTGCGAGAGCCTTTACTTCGTGAGTGTGTCAAGGATGTGAGTAGCATGAGGGCTGCACATGAGTTGGCATGGAAGAATTATGGCTGCACACTAATGTCTGATTGA